A single genomic interval of Polynucleobacter necessarius harbors:
- a CDS encoding TatD family hydrolase, translated as MWIDTHCHLDTPEFANHLSVVIRATAEKNVKAILLPAVKVADCTHVKELTHQFSREIPGLVYTLGIHPLYTNKAKESDIETLEKNIGESLSDPRFVGVGEIGLDYFVEDLDSHKQEFFFNAQLDLAQKYQLPVILHVRCSQDMILKALRRRNIAGGIAHAFNGSFQQSEPFIELGFKLDFGGAATYERALQIRRLLQELPLNSIVTETDSPDIPPAWLREERIACNEPVFLPRITKELASIRGAEDIEFAAAVWGNAMQALPRWSTLCASSSNPHLAS; from the coding sequence ATGTGGATTGATACCCATTGCCATTTGGACACTCCTGAATTTGCGAATCATTTGTCTGTCGTGATCCGCGCAACCGCTGAAAAAAACGTTAAGGCGATATTGTTGCCCGCAGTAAAGGTGGCTGACTGCACTCATGTAAAAGAATTGACTCATCAATTTAGCCGGGAAATTCCGGGTTTGGTTTATACCCTTGGTATACATCCGCTGTATACCAATAAAGCCAAAGAGAGTGATATTGAAACGCTTGAGAAAAACATTGGTGAATCACTCTCTGATCCCCGCTTTGTAGGCGTGGGCGAGATAGGCTTAGATTATTTTGTGGAAGATTTAGATTCGCATAAACAGGAATTCTTCTTCAATGCTCAGTTAGATTTAGCCCAGAAATATCAATTACCTGTAATCCTCCATGTGCGCTGTTCGCAAGATATGATTTTGAAGGCTTTACGTCGTCGTAATATTGCTGGCGGTATAGCGCATGCCTTTAACGGTAGTTTTCAGCAATCAGAGCCGTTTATTGAGCTCGGCTTTAAGTTGGACTTTGGTGGCGCAGCTACCTATGAGCGCGCTTTGCAAATTCGTAGGCTCTTGCAAGAGTTACCGCTAAATAGCATTGTTACCGAAACGGATTCTCCAGATATTCCGCCGGCATGGTTGAGGGAAGAGCGTATTGCTTGTAATGAGCCCGTCTTTTTGCCGCGGATTACAAAAGAGTTGGCCTCTATACGGGGAGCGGAGGATATTGAGTTCGCTGCTGCGGTTTGGGGCAACGCAATGCAAGCGCTACCTCGCTGGTCGACTCTCTGCGCTAGCTCTTCTAACCCTCATTTAGCTTCTTAA
- a CDS encoding ComEC/Rec2 family competence protein: protein MDGLDRITPYLKKVTVIGLLFMMGFAWNAWYADQRLENILAIDLEGKELALEGGVAALPQGNSAGAKFAFEIDSASSGRELINSFPKKSYLSWQPAWRNPQEIPEVIPGQRWKFKAKLKRPYGSLNPYTFDFERWSFHQDHGEFSASVLDIGQGTAVLIETVNRRLLYDTGPI from the coding sequence TTGGATGGTTTAGACCGAATCACTCCCTACTTAAAAAAAGTGACGGTAATTGGTTTGTTATTTATGATGGGGTTCGCTTGGAATGCCTGGTATGCAGATCAGCGTTTAGAGAATATTCTTGCTATCGATCTGGAGGGCAAAGAGCTCGCGCTTGAGGGTGGGGTAGCTGCTTTGCCTCAGGGTAATTCGGCGGGTGCAAAGTTTGCCTTTGAGATTGATTCCGCTAGTTCGGGAAGAGAGCTTATAAATTCTTTTCCAAAGAAAAGTTATTTAAGTTGGCAACCTGCTTGGCGAAATCCTCAAGAAATTCCCGAGGTTATTCCTGGTCAGCGCTGGAAGTTCAAGGCTAAGCTCAAGCGTCCCTACGGCTCTCTAAATCCCTATACCTTTGATTTTGAGCGTTGGTCCTTTCACCAAGATCATGGTGAATTTAGTGCAAGCGTTTTGGATATCGGGCAGGGCACTGCGGTGCTTATCGAAACCGTAAACAGAAGATTGCTGTATGACACGGGCCCCATTTAA
- a CDS encoding MBL fold metallo-hydrolase produces MLPYLRGRGINQIDRMVISHSDSDHVGGAATLLRHA; encoded by the coding sequence ATCTTGCCGTATTTGCGTGGCAGAGGTATTAACCAAATCGATCGCATGGTGATTAGTCACAGCGATAGTGATCACGTTGGTGGTGCTGCAACATTGCTAAGGCATGCATGA
- a CDS encoding recombinase family protein, with amino-acid sequence MNLAQNNQWAIVHHFEDRAISGASKDRPGFREMLKAAQSKEFDVLLVDDLSRLSRDDIETKQVISRFKYQGLRIIGVRDGYDSSGKGEKIQTSMRGLMNELYLDDLREKAHRGMAGQASRGYSTGGRC; translated from the coding sequence ATGAACCTTGCCCAAAACAATCAATGGGCGATTGTTCACCATTTTGAAGATCGCGCTATTAGTGGTGCATCCAAAGATCGTCCGGGATTTAGGGAAATGCTCAAGGCAGCTCAGAGTAAGGAGTTTGACGTTTTACTGGTTGATGACCTATCGCGCTTGAGTCGTGATGATATTGAAACTAAGCAGGTTATTAGTCGTTTCAAATATCAAGGTTTAAGGATTATTGGCGTACGTGATGGCTACGATAGTTCAGGTAAGGGAGAAAAAATTCAAACCTCCATGCGGGGTTTAATGAATGAACTTTATCTTGATGATTTGCGTGAAAAGGCGCATCGTGGCATGGCGGGTCAGGCAAGTCGTGGCTATAGCACAGGAGGGCGCTGCTAG
- a CDS encoding recombinase family protein: protein MVLAVRREINLDHAKIIVHIYERFSTGWSPRTIARELNEMGVPSPRGSQWLQSAIYGDQDEGTGILNNWLYSGRYVWNRREWRKNPDTGKRTYVQRSKSEWVTTEMEELRIVSPELWEQVKARQALLRSEQGERVKLGLRAASASASGCSTGMGSKYLLSGLLKCFQCGVNFVMHSATSYACAKNIHGGHAACSNHYRLPRRKV, encoded by the coding sequence ATGGTTTTGGCAGTCCGCCGTGAAATTAACTTAGACCATGCAAAGATTATTGTTCACATATATGAGCGCTTTTCTACAGGATGGTCGCCTAGGACCATTGCTCGTGAGCTCAACGAAATGGGCGTTCCTTCTCCGCGCGGAAGTCAGTGGCTGCAGTCAGCTATTTATGGTGATCAAGATGAGGGTACAGGTATTCTAAATAATTGGTTGTATAGCGGTCGTTACGTTTGGAATCGGCGTGAGTGGCGCAAAAACCCTGATACAGGCAAGCGGACCTATGTGCAGCGCTCCAAGTCTGAATGGGTAACCACAGAGATGGAAGAGCTGAGGATTGTTTCTCCGGAATTATGGGAGCAGGTCAAAGCTCGTCAGGCACTTCTAAGAAGTGAGCAAGGTGAAAGAGTCAAGTTGGGGCTTCGCGCTGCCAGTGCAAGCGCCTCAGGTTGCTCAACAGGCATGGGCTCCAAATATTTATTGTCAGGTTTGCTAAAGTGTTTTCAATGTGGCGTTAACTTTGTAATGCACAGCGCAACTTCTTATGCTTGCGCAAAAAATATTCATGGCGGTCATGCGGCTTGCTCAAATCACTACCGTTTGCCAAGGCGCAAAGTGTAG
- the radA gene encoding DNA repair protein RadA, producing MAKVKTVYICQSCGGTSAKWQGQCPSCQAWNTLEEGLPETTSNSRFQGLVQSLPRQKLSAITAEDLPRFSTGVEEFDRVLGGGLVPGGVVLLGGDPGIGKSTLFLQALAEMSAAGMNVLYSSGEESAAQIALRAKRIGLDAPQLEVLAEIQLEKLISIMDTVRPQVLVVDSIQTLYSEVLSSAPGSVAQVRECAAQLTRAAKSSGICVLMVGHVTKDGHLAGPRVLEHIVDTVLYFEGDTHSSFRLVRSIKNRFGAVNELGVFAMTEKGLRGVTNPSAIFLSQHEQMVPGACVLVTQEGSRPLLVEIQALVDTAHVPNPRRLAVGLEQARLAMLLAVLHRHAGVACFDQDVFLNAVGGVKIAEPAADLAVLLAIQSSIRNRALPKELIVFGEVGLAGEIRPCPRGQERLKEAAKLGFTVTIIPKTNMPKTKIPGLKVIPVERIDQAIAAAAELS from the coding sequence TTGGCTAAAGTCAAAACGGTTTATATCTGTCAATCTTGTGGCGGCACCTCAGCCAAGTGGCAAGGTCAGTGCCCGTCTTGCCAGGCTTGGAATACCCTAGAAGAAGGCCTTCCTGAAACGACGTCGAATTCTCGTTTTCAGGGTTTGGTGCAATCATTGCCAAGACAAAAGCTTTCCGCGATTACTGCTGAAGATTTGCCAAGATTTAGTACGGGCGTTGAAGAGTTCGATCGCGTACTGGGTGGCGGCTTAGTTCCAGGCGGCGTAGTGCTCTTAGGCGGTGATCCTGGTATTGGTAAGTCGACCTTGTTTCTTCAGGCCTTAGCGGAGATGAGTGCTGCGGGGATGAATGTACTCTACAGCAGTGGCGAAGAATCGGCGGCTCAGATTGCCTTGCGCGCAAAGCGGATTGGATTGGATGCGCCGCAGTTAGAAGTGTTGGCGGAAATTCAGCTGGAAAAACTGATTTCAATTATGGATACAGTGAGGCCACAGGTATTGGTGGTGGATTCGATTCAGACTTTGTATTCGGAAGTGCTAAGTTCAGCCCCAGGTTCTGTAGCTCAAGTGCGCGAATGTGCGGCGCAATTAACAAGAGCAGCCAAATCCAGTGGGATTTGCGTGTTAATGGTGGGTCACGTAACCAAGGACGGCCATCTTGCGGGCCCTCGAGTGCTCGAGCATATTGTTGACACCGTTTTATATTTTGAGGGTGATACCCACTCCTCTTTCCGCTTAGTGCGCTCCATCAAGAATCGCTTTGGCGCGGTTAATGAGTTGGGCGTCTTTGCAATGACTGAGAAAGGTCTACGCGGCGTCACCAATCCTTCGGCGATCTTTTTGTCACAGCACGAGCAAATGGTTCCTGGCGCCTGTGTATTGGTGACTCAAGAGGGCAGCAGACCTTTGTTGGTTGAGATTCAGGCTCTGGTGGATACGGCGCACGTGCCCAATCCTCGTCGCTTAGCTGTTGGTTTGGAGCAGGCGCGTTTAGCAATGCTCTTGGCTGTATTGCATCGTCATGCTGGTGTCGCTTGTTTTGATCAAGACGTGTTCTTAAATGCTGTTGGCGGCGTCAAAATTGCCGAGCCAGCGGCTGACTTGGCGGTACTGCTCGCGATTCAGTCATCTATTCGCAATCGAGCTTTGCCTAAAGAATTGATTGTGTTTGGCGAGGTTGGTTTAGCAGGAGAAATTCGCCCTTGTCCACGCGGTCAGGAGCGTTTGAAGGAGGCTGCTAAGCTAGGCTTTACTGTGACAATCATTCCAAAAACCAATATGCCTAAGACAAAGATTCCTGGATTGAAAGTCATTCCAGTTGAACGAATTGATCAGGCAATCGCTGCAGCAGCTGAGTTAAGTTAA
- the prmB gene encoding 50S ribosomal protein L3 N(5)-glutamine methyltransferase, with amino-acid sequence MDPESQQPISVNRCIDRIALKLEAANLHYGHGAIDAQSEALWIVSKQLDLSPAETLDHLDDAIPEDQQQQASDVAETRISTRKPLAYILGEAWLMGVPFFCSEQSIVPRSWIAELIVDGSLEPWLPADGKALDLCTGNGSLAILLALSCPDIHVSACDIRMPALSVASRNVDRHGLNSQVELLDGDLWDALPEPNENNLFDLIICNPPYVNTSSMSALPAEYQAEPELALAGGDDGMDIIRRIIASAPDYLSERGAILLEIGNEYENFKNAFPQIPAIWMEVSAGEEQVLLIQAEDLR; translated from the coding sequence ATGGACCCTGAGTCTCAGCAACCAATTTCTGTTAACCGGTGCATTGATCGGATTGCACTAAAACTCGAAGCGGCAAACTTGCATTACGGCCATGGGGCGATTGATGCGCAAAGCGAAGCTTTGTGGATTGTTAGTAAACAATTAGACCTCAGCCCAGCGGAGACTTTAGATCACCTGGATGATGCAATACCCGAAGATCAACAGCAACAAGCATCTGATGTTGCCGAAACCAGAATTAGCACTCGTAAACCGCTTGCCTACATCTTGGGTGAAGCTTGGCTAATGGGTGTGCCATTCTTTTGTAGTGAGCAGAGCATTGTTCCGCGCTCCTGGATTGCAGAACTGATCGTGGATGGTTCGCTAGAACCTTGGTTGCCAGCAGATGGTAAAGCACTTGATCTTTGCACGGGCAATGGCTCGCTAGCAATTCTCCTGGCATTATCTTGTCCTGATATTCATGTGAGCGCCTGCGATATCAGAATGCCAGCACTCTCAGTGGCATCGCGAAATGTAGATCGTCATGGCTTGAACTCCCAGGTGGAATTATTGGATGGCGATCTTTGGGATGCCCTACCAGAGCCAAATGAAAACAACTTATTTGATCTCATCATTTGCAACCCGCCTTACGTCAACACCTCCTCAATGAGCGCACTTCCCGCGGAATATCAGGCAGAACCGGAGTTGGCCTTAGCAGGCGGCGACGATGGCATGGACATCATTAGACGCATCATTGCATCAGCGCCTGATTACCTATCTGAGCGCGGCGCCATCTTGCTCGAGATTGGTAACGAGTATGAAAACTTCAAGAATGCGTTCCCGCAAATTCCAGCTATCTGGATGGAAGTTTCTGCTGGGGAAGAACAAGTCTTGCTGATTCAAGCAGAAGACTTGCGTTAA
- the dapE gene encoding succinyl-diaminopimelate desuccinylase, with product MSATLELTEALISCHSVTPADGGCQELIAKRLQAIGFHTESVISGPENFQVTNLWAIKKGKAGDQGKVLMFAGHTDVVPTGPLEKWTSNPFTPTIRDGMLYGRGAADMKTSLAGFVVATEEFVTAHPDHQGSIAFLITSDEEGPANDGTLIMCERLQKHGQRLDYCVIGEPTSVDKLGDMMKHGRRGSLSGKLRVKGIQAHIAYPHLGKNPIHLSAPAISALVETQWDKGNEYFQPTSFQISNVYAGTGANNVIPGELVIDFNFRFSTESKPEQLRERLEKILKDAGLEFEIKWVLGGSPFITGDGELAGALRKTIKAEVKVDAELSTTGGTSDGRFIAKICKEVVEFGPLNATSHKIDECVIVDDVVPLKNIYRKTLEQLIA from the coding sequence ATGAGCGCCACTCTTGAGCTTACTGAAGCTCTCATCTCCTGCCACTCCGTAACACCGGCTGATGGTGGTTGCCAGGAGTTAATCGCTAAACGCCTTCAGGCAATTGGCTTTCATACTGAGAGCGTTATCAGTGGTCCTGAGAATTTTCAGGTCACCAACTTGTGGGCAATTAAAAAAGGTAAGGCTGGCGATCAAGGCAAGGTCTTGATGTTCGCTGGTCATACCGATGTGGTTCCTACTGGCCCGCTAGAGAAGTGGACGAGCAATCCTTTCACGCCAACAATTCGCGACGGCATGCTCTATGGACGTGGCGCAGCGGATATGAAAACCTCGCTTGCTGGCTTTGTGGTGGCCACAGAAGAATTTGTCACTGCGCATCCAGACCACCAAGGCTCAATCGCCTTCTTAATCACCAGCGATGAAGAAGGTCCCGCTAACGATGGTACCCTAATTATGTGCGAGCGTTTACAAAAGCACGGTCAACGTTTGGACTACTGCGTGATTGGTGAACCTACCTCAGTGGATAAACTTGGTGACATGATGAAGCATGGTCGCCGCGGATCCTTATCAGGCAAACTCAGAGTCAAAGGCATTCAGGCGCACATCGCTTATCCGCATTTAGGCAAAAACCCGATTCACCTTTCTGCGCCAGCGATTTCCGCGTTGGTAGAGACCCAGTGGGATAAGGGTAACGAATACTTCCAACCCACCAGCTTTCAAATTTCGAATGTATATGCCGGCACTGGCGCGAATAACGTCATCCCCGGCGAATTGGTGATCGACTTTAATTTCCGCTTCTCTACCGAGAGCAAGCCAGAACAATTGCGCGAACGTCTAGAAAAAATCCTAAAGGATGCTGGTCTTGAGTTTGAAATTAAGTGGGTATTAGGCGGCAGTCCTTTTATCACTGGCGATGGTGAATTAGCAGGCGCGTTGCGCAAAACCATTAAAGCAGAGGTCAAGGTGGACGCAGAGCTTTCGACAACTGGCGGAACTAGCGACGGCCGCTTCATCGCGAAGATTTGCAAAGAAGTTGTGGAATTTGGCCCCCTCAATGCCACAAGCCACAAGATCGACGAGTGCGTTATCGTTGATGACGTAGTACCGCTCAAAAACATCTATCGCAAGACACTCGAGCAATTAATCGCTTAA
- the dapD gene encoding 2,3,4,5-tetrahydropyridine-2,6-dicarboxylate N-succinyltransferase: MSQSPQNIIEQAWENRENLSPDSAPGDVRNAVNAVLECLNAGTIRVAERRDVGKWEVNQWVKKAVLLSFRLEDNKPMSAGGYTQFYDKVPSKFENYTAADFAADGFRVVPPAVARRGSFIGKNAVLMPSYVNIGAYVSEGTMVDTWATVGSCAQIGKNVHLSGGVGIGGVLEPIQAGPVIIEDNCFIGARSEVVEGVVIEENAVLSMGVYIGQSTKIYDRETGEVHYGRVPAGSVVVPGSLPSACGKYSLYAAIIVKKVNAQTRAKTAINELLRD, from the coding sequence ATGAGCCAATCACCACAAAACATCATTGAACAAGCCTGGGAAAACCGCGAAAACCTGTCTCCAGATAGCGCTCCTGGGGATGTTCGTAATGCCGTAAATGCCGTCCTAGAGTGCCTCAATGCCGGCACTATCCGCGTAGCTGAGCGCCGCGACGTAGGCAAATGGGAAGTGAATCAGTGGGTTAAGAAGGCCGTTTTGCTCTCTTTCCGCCTAGAAGACAACAAACCGATGAGTGCTGGTGGCTATACCCAGTTCTACGACAAGGTTCCAAGCAAGTTTGAAAACTACACTGCAGCCGACTTTGCTGCTGACGGCTTCCGAGTAGTACCCCCTGCCGTAGCCCGACGCGGCTCATTTATCGGCAAAAATGCTGTTTTAATGCCTTCCTACGTCAATATTGGCGCTTATGTCAGTGAAGGCACCATGGTTGATACCTGGGCAACCGTGGGTTCTTGCGCTCAAATTGGTAAGAATGTTCACCTTTCTGGCGGCGTTGGTATTGGTGGTGTTCTCGAGCCAATTCAGGCCGGACCAGTCATTATTGAAGATAACTGCTTTATTGGCGCCCGCTCAGAAGTAGTGGAAGGCGTAGTAATTGAAGAAAACGCCGTTTTATCGATGGGCGTATATATCGGCCAAAGCACCAAGATTTACGATCGCGAAACAGGTGAAGTGCACTATGGTCGCGTACCAGCAGGCTCTGTGGTCGTTCCAGGCTCCCTGCCTTCTGCTTGCGGTAAATACAGCCTATATGCAGCAATTATCGTGAAGAAAGTCAATGCGCAAACTCGTGCAAAGACAGCTATTAACGAATTACTCCGCGACTAA
- the smc gene encoding chromosome segregation protein SMC, with product MQLKSIKLSGFKSFVDTAHFEMPGQLIGVVGPNGCGKSNIIDAVRWVLGESRASELRGESMQDVIFNGSGLRKPSGRASVELIFDNTEGRAQGQWSAFTELGIKRVLTRDGNSSYYVNNKVVRRKDIQDIFLGTGMSPRGYAIIGQGTINRILEAKPEELRVFLEEAAGVSKCKERRKETAARLEDTVENLTRVEDILRELDQQLTRLEKQATVAERHAELSTQMKSQQQLLWFVRQTEAGKEQERHANGIRDTQVGLEEQTVKLRHVEAELETMRTQQYALQDKVSQAQGDLYQTNSDVSQVESQILYVQEARQRLQQQTQDLQAQLQRWTVQETDAAQAQRTTEHELSLAAEKEQTLLADLNGLQEQMPGREEAYHNAIRELNQARDSLASIEQRLASLGERIRSMSAQSDELKGRETRLVGEFDGLRRPDAEALQMAIDRQAIAARKVEEAKQRAGEAQQRVPAADEARNAAQQKIQEANQDLAQTEAKLTALTALQASVQAQGKIGPWLESKGLKESKRLWQELKVESGWEAALESVLRDRLAAVTAKSVQETLALANDAPPSRLAILLTEEITPAHTSAPADFTPLLSRVQSAGAPRLTSVLQEWLDNIYIASSLEDALHRREKLPAGGAFVTQQGHLVSRVGVQLYAADSEQAGMLARAQEMESLEKQLRAQQLMQSELKGELDQCVANYQAAHQAAEQARENAEHAVQEAHGFEVERMQLTQAEEQYSQRAAQIQSELSELRQQMEQVSQTQEQSAAELLESEESKQGLKEVLQGAQEKLERSTEECDRLRESLRAAEMAAQEAAFATRSLQQRIADLQRDQSTARTQIMEIQDKHDSATQELETLSDEEAQDKLQGLLLARSARDAALANARTEQDALLHQLREADESRMQVERSLQPMRDKVVDLQLREQAARLHFEQFATLLSDAEADRTALEASFSPDLKVGALQSEVNRLNTEIQALGPVNMAALDELSSSRERKQFLDAQSADLNEAMQTLTDAIAKIDAETHDLLQGTFDQVNAHFGKLFPELFGGGHAELVMTGEEILDSGVQVMAQPPGKKNSSIDLLSGGEKALTAIAFVFSLFLLNPAPFCLLDEVDAPLDDANTLRYANLVAKMSDKTQFLFISHNKITMEIAHQLIGVTMQEQGVSRIVAVDIASAVSMVEAA from the coding sequence GTGCAACTGAAATCCATCAAACTTTCCGGCTTTAAGTCTTTCGTAGACACAGCCCATTTTGAAATGCCTGGCCAATTGATTGGCGTTGTGGGTCCTAATGGCTGTGGAAAGTCGAACATTATTGACGCCGTCCGCTGGGTTTTGGGTGAATCCCGCGCTAGCGAATTGCGTGGCGAATCAATGCAGGACGTTATTTTTAATGGTTCTGGTTTGCGTAAACCCTCTGGTCGTGCCAGCGTGGAACTCATTTTTGATAACACTGAAGGACGCGCTCAAGGTCAGTGGAGTGCCTTTACAGAATTAGGTATTAAACGCGTTTTGACTCGCGATGGAAATTCTAGTTATTACGTGAACAACAAAGTTGTTCGTCGTAAAGATATTCAGGATATTTTCTTGGGTACCGGTATGAGCCCAAGAGGTTACGCGATTATTGGACAAGGCACGATCAACCGCATTTTGGAAGCCAAGCCAGAAGAGTTGCGCGTATTCTTGGAAGAGGCAGCCGGTGTTTCTAAATGCAAAGAGCGTCGCAAAGAAACTGCTGCGCGTTTAGAAGACACGGTAGAAAACTTAACGCGCGTTGAAGATATCTTGCGTGAACTTGATCAGCAGTTAACTCGCTTGGAAAAACAAGCGACTGTTGCCGAACGTCATGCGGAACTTTCGACGCAAATGAAATCCCAACAACAGTTGTTGTGGTTTGTACGCCAAACCGAGGCCGGTAAAGAGCAAGAGCGCCATGCCAATGGTATCCGCGATACCCAAGTTGGCTTAGAAGAGCAAACTGTTAAGCTCCGCCACGTCGAAGCTGAGCTAGAGACAATGCGCACACAACAGTACGCATTACAAGATAAAGTTTCTCAAGCGCAAGGTGATTTATATCAAACCAATTCTGACGTGAGTCAGGTTGAGTCGCAGATTCTTTATGTGCAAGAAGCGCGTCAACGTTTGCAACAGCAAACACAAGACTTGCAAGCGCAATTGCAACGCTGGACCGTACAAGAAACCGATGCGGCACAAGCGCAGCGCACTACCGAACACGAGCTTTCGTTAGCTGCTGAAAAAGAACAAACTTTGCTGGCGGATTTGAATGGTTTGCAAGAGCAAATGCCAGGTCGTGAAGAGGCTTATCACAATGCTATTCGCGAGCTTAATCAAGCACGCGATTCACTTGCGTCTATTGAGCAACGTTTAGCGAGTTTGGGTGAGCGTATTCGTTCTATGTCAGCGCAATCAGATGAGTTGAAGGGGCGCGAGACCCGCCTAGTTGGTGAGTTCGATGGCTTGCGTCGTCCTGATGCTGAGGCGTTGCAAATGGCGATTGACCGTCAGGCCATTGCGGCGCGCAAAGTGGAAGAGGCCAAGCAGCGCGCTGGTGAAGCTCAGCAACGTGTTCCTGCTGCCGATGAGGCGCGCAATGCCGCTCAACAAAAAATTCAGGAAGCCAATCAGGATTTAGCTCAGACAGAAGCTAAATTGACTGCATTAACTGCCTTGCAGGCTAGCGTTCAGGCGCAAGGCAAGATTGGACCTTGGTTAGAAAGCAAAGGCCTCAAAGAAAGTAAGCGTCTTTGGCAAGAGCTCAAAGTTGAGAGTGGCTGGGAAGCTGCCCTTGAGTCTGTATTGCGTGACCGTTTGGCTGCGGTTACTGCAAAGAGCGTGCAAGAAACATTGGCCTTAGCTAATGATGCGCCTCCAAGCCGTTTGGCTATTTTGCTCACAGAAGAAATTACCCCAGCGCATACCTCTGCGCCAGCGGATTTCACGCCATTGTTAAGCCGCGTTCAAAGCGCGGGTGCACCAAGACTCACCTCAGTGTTGCAAGAGTGGTTAGACAATATCTATATTGCTAGCAGCCTCGAAGATGCTTTGCACCGTCGCGAAAAATTACCTGCTGGCGGCGCGTTTGTAACTCAGCAAGGCCATTTGGTTAGCCGTGTAGGCGTACAGCTTTATGCGGCAGACTCTGAGCAAGCGGGTATGTTGGCTCGCGCTCAAGAGATGGAAAGTCTCGAGAAGCAGCTGCGTGCACAACAATTGATGCAAAGCGAACTCAAAGGCGAGTTGGATCAGTGTGTGGCTAATTATCAAGCGGCTCACCAAGCTGCGGAACAGGCTCGCGAGAATGCTGAGCATGCTGTTCAAGAGGCTCATGGCTTTGAAGTGGAGAGAATGCAGTTGACTCAAGCTGAAGAGCAATACAGTCAACGTGCTGCTCAAATTCAGTCTGAGTTAAGTGAATTGCGTCAGCAGATGGAGCAAGTGAGTCAGACTCAAGAGCAGTCTGCTGCTGAATTACTTGAATCAGAAGAGTCAAAACAAGGGCTGAAAGAGGTATTACAAGGTGCTCAAGAGAAATTAGAGCGCTCCACTGAAGAGTGTGATCGTTTGCGCGAGTCATTGCGTGCTGCCGAGATGGCCGCTCAAGAGGCCGCCTTCGCGACTCGCTCTTTGCAACAACGCATTGCCGATTTGCAGCGTGATCAAAGTACTGCGCGTACACAGATCATGGAGATTCAAGATAAACATGACTCCGCTACTCAAGAATTAGAAACGCTGAGTGATGAAGAGGCGCAAGATAAGTTGCAAGGTCTATTGCTAGCTCGTAGCGCACGTGACGCTGCTTTAGCTAACGCACGTACCGAACAGGATGCTTTGTTGCATCAACTGCGTGAAGCCGATGAATCACGTATGCAAGTAGAGCGTAGCTTGCAACCGATGCGTGACAAGGTCGTGGATTTGCAATTGCGTGAGCAAGCTGCTCGTTTGCACTTCGAGCAATTTGCTACTTTATTGTCTGATGCCGAGGCTGATCGCACTGCACTTGAAGCAAGCTTCAGTCCTGACTTGAAGGTTGGTGCATTGCAGAGCGAAGTGAATCGCTTAAATACCGAGATTCAAGCATTAGGCCCGGTCAATATGGCTGCTCTAGATGAGTTATCCAGTTCGCGTGAGCGTAAGCAATTCTTGGATGCGCAATCAGCTGACTTGAATGAGGCGATGCAGACTTTGACGGATGCGATTGCGAAGATTGATGCGGAAACTCATGATCTATTGCAGGGTACCTTCGATCAGGTTAATGCCCACTTTGGCAAACTCTTTCCAGAATTATTTGGCGGCGGCCATGCTGAACTGGTCATGACTGGCGAAGAGATTTTGGATTCAGGCGTTCAGGTGATGGCGCAGCCCCCCGGCAAGAAAAACAGTTCGATTGACCTCCTGTCTGGTGGTGAAAAGGCTTTGACTGCGATTGCTTTTGTGTTCTCGCTATTCCTCTTGAACCCAGCCCCATTCTGCTTGCTGGATGAGGTTGATGCGCCATTGGATGATGCAAATACCTTGCGTTATGCAAATCTAGTAGCCAAAATGTCAGATAAGACACAGTTTTTGTTTATCTCACACAACAAGATCACTATGGAAATCGCGCATCAGCTTATTGGTGTCACGATGCAAGAGCAGGGCGTATCCCGTATTGTGGCTGTCGATATCGCCTCTGCGGTATCAATGGTGGAGGCCGCTTAA